The Branchiostoma floridae strain S238N-H82 chromosome 8, Bfl_VNyyK, whole genome shotgun sequence genome has a segment encoding these proteins:
- the LOC118421573 gene encoding nmrA-like family domain-containing protein 1: MAKVITVFGATGTQGGGVANALLEDPEFKVRVVTRSASSDKAKALQKRGAEVVEATFDDPASLERALKGAHGTFVMSTQTFTEGVDFYTLEIKQGKAAADAAKAAGVQHVVLSSLDAVKKTMGFPCPMYDAKAEIEEYMKSIGLPLTAIKFPPYFDNYLSLKLITKLEDGTFEIGYCMEGVAMHGISVPDAGFAIRAIFKNKDEWLGKTVGFSGDKLTIQQQADILSKHLTPYVFKPTQMTSDAFSQLPFPGAKDVGDMFKFYRLGNPAHDVELTRQLYPGTRSLDQWVQDNKETLLSALKSA, from the exons GGACACAGGGAGGTGGAGTGGCCAATGCCCTTCTGGAGGACCCAGAGTTCAAGGTGCGAGTAGTGACGAGGAGCGCCTCTAGCGACAAGGCTAAGGCACTGCAGAAGAGAGGTGCCGAGGTCGTTGAGGCCACTTTTGACGATCCCGCCTCACTGGAGCGGGCACTGAAG GGCGCCCACGGAACGTTTGTGATGTCTACCCAGACTTTCACTGAAGGTGTAGACTTTTATACTCTGGAGATCAAGCAG GGTAAGGCGGCGGCGGATGCGGCCAAAGCTGCCGGTGTACAACACGTGGTGCTGAGCAGCCTGGATGCCGTAAAGAAGACCATGGGGTTCCCCTGTCCGATGTACGACGCTAAAGCAGAGATAGAGGAGTACATGAAGTCTATCGGCCTGCCGCTTACGGCCATCAAGTTTCCCCCCTACTTCGACAACTACCTCTCCCTCAAACTGATTACAAAACTGGAGGATGGGACTTTTGAaatag GTTACTGCATGGAGGGCGTTGCCATGCACGGCATCAGTGTTCCTGACGCTGGTTTTGCCATCAGAGCGATCTTCAAGAACAAGGACGAGTGGCTGGGTAAGACTGTGGGCTTCAGCGGAGACAAACTCACCATCCAACAACAAGCAGACATTCTCTCTAAACACCTGACACCTTATGTGTTCAAACCTACCCAG ATGACATCGGACGCGTTCAGTCAACTGCCTTTCCCAGGAGCAAAGGACGTCGGTGACATGTTCAAGTTCTACCGCCTGGGTAACCCTGCCCATGACGTTGAGCTGACCCGCCAGTTGTACCCGGGCACCAGGAGCCTGGACCAGTGGGTGCAGGACAACAAGGAGACGCTGTTGAGCGCTTTAAAGAGCGCGTAG
- the LOC118421574 gene encoding nmrA-like family domain-containing protein 1, translating into MAKVIAVFGATGLQGGGVANALLEDSDFKVRVVTRSASSDKAKALQERGAEVVEASFDDPGSLERALQGAHGTFVMTQYAIERPDFYQLEIKQGKAVADAAKAAGVQHVVFSSLDAVQKTMGFPCLLYDSKAHVEEYMKSIGLPVTIVKYPLYYESYLSLRLVKKLKDETYKIGYAIEGAAIHGVSVTDMGFALREIFKNKDEWLGRTVGFSGDKLTIQQHADILSKHLAPNLFKPTKMTVDEFSNLPFQGAKHFGDMFKFWRLGNPDHDAELTRQLYPGTRSFDQWVQDNKGALLSAMANKM; encoded by the exons ATGGCGAAAGTTATCGCTGTTTTCGGAGCGACTG GATTACAGGGAGGCGGGGTGGCCAATGCCCTTCTGGAGGACTCTGACTTCAAAGTCCGAGTGGTGACGAGGAGCGCCTCCAGCGACAAGGCTAAGGCACTGCAGGAGAGAGGTGCTGAGGTCGTTGAGGCCAGTTTTGACGATCCTGGCTCACTGGAGCGGGCACTGCAG GGCGCCCACGGAACGTTCGTGATGACCCAGTATGCCATTGAACGCCCAGATTTCTACCAACTGGAGATTAAGCAG GGTAAGGCTGTGGCGGATGCGGCAAAAGCAGCCGGTGTGCAACACGTGGTGTTCAGCAGCCTGGATGCCGTCCAGAAGACCATGGGGTTCCCCTGTCTGCTCTACGACTCGAAGGCACACGTCGAGGAGTACATGAAGTCTATCGGCCTGCCGGTCACCATTGTGAAGTACCCCCTCTACTACGAGAGCTACCTTTCACTCCGCCTtgtgaagaaactgaaagatGAGACCTATAAAATAG GTTACGCCATAGAAGGCGCTGCAATACACGGTGTCAGCGTTACTGACATGGGATTTGCCCTCAGAGAGATCTTCAAGAACAAGGACGAGTGGCTGGGCCGGACTGTCGGCTTCAGCGGAGACAAACTCACCATCCAGCAACACGCGGACATTCTCTCCAAGCACCTGGCACCGAACCTTTTCAAACCGACCAAG ATGACGGTGGACGAGTTCAGCAACCTGCCGTTCCAAGGAGCGAAGCACTTCGGCGACATGTTCAAGTTTTGGCGCCTGGGTAACCCCGACCATGACGCTGAGCTGACCCGCCAGCTGTACCCGGGCACCAGGAGCTTCGACCAGTGGGTGCAGGACAACAAGGGGGCGCTGTTGAGCGCTATGGcaaacaaaatgtag
- the LOC118420631 gene encoding nmrA-like family domain-containing protein 1 isoform X2: MAKLITVFGATGTQGGAVANALLEDQDFKVRAVTRNASSDKAKALQAKGAEVVTASLDDPSTLGPALQDAHGVFVLTNYWEHMDQEREIKQGKAIADAAKAAGVLHVVFSGLENVQKIAGFPCPHFDAKGQIEEYMTSIELPVTFVRYSSFYENYISSLKPQKQKDGTYVLGVPMEGAAMDIVSAADMGPAVRTIFKNRAQWIRKAVGFSGDRITIQQTADILSKHLAPKVFKASDMTAEAFAQLRFPGADDLGNMFKFYRLHNPDRSVELTRQLHPAAKSFDTWVAENKEVLQKSLD, encoded by the exons ATGGCGAAACTTATCACTGTTTTTGGAGCAACAG GAACACAGGGAGGGGCTGTCGCCAACGCCCTTCTTGAAGACCAGGATTTTaaagt CCGAGCTGTAACGAGAAACGCCTCTAGCGACAAAGCTAAGGCACTGCAAGCGAAAGGTGCCGAGGTGGTTACGGCAAGTCTGGACGATCCAAGCACGCTGGGACCTGCCCTGCAG GACGCACACGGAGTGTTTGTGTTGACCAACTATTGGGAACATATGGACCAGGAGAGGGAAATCAAACAA GGCAAGGCCATAGCGGACGCCGCCAAAGCTGCCGGGGTTCTCCATGTGGTGTTTAGCGGCCTGGAGAATGTTCAGAAGATCGCGGGGTTTCCCTGTCCTCACTTCGACGCCAAGGGGCAGATAGAGGAGTACATGACGTCCATAGAACTGCCAGTGACATTCGTCAGATACTCCTCCTTCTATGAGAACTACATCTCTTCTCTAAAGCCACAAAAACAGAAGGACGGAACATACGTTTTGG GAGTCCCGATGGAGGGCGCTGCAATGGACATCGTCAGTGCAGCAGACATGGGTCCTGCAGTTCGGACGATCTTCAAGAACAGGGCTCAGTGGATCCGCAAGGCTGTGGGCTTCAGCGGTGACAGAATCACCATCCAGCAGACTGCAGACATTCTCTCCAAGCACCTGGCACCGAAGGTGTTCAAGGCCAGCGAC ATGACAGCTGAGGCGTTTGCCCAGCTACGTTTCCCAGGAGCTGACGACCTCGGAAACATGTTCAAGTTCTACCGACTTCACAACCCTGACCGTAGTGTGGAGCTGACCCGCCAGCTACACCCCGCCGCCAAGAGCTTCGACACGTGGGTGGCAGAGAACAAGGAGGTGCTGCAAAAATCCCTGGACTAG
- the LOC118420631 gene encoding nmrA-like family domain-containing protein 1 isoform X1, translating into MAKLITVFGATGTQGGAVANALLEDQDFKVRAVTRNASSDKAKALQAKGAEVVTASLDDPSTLGPALQDAHGVFVLTNYWEHMDQEREIKQGKAIADAAKAAGVLHVVFSGLENVQKIAGFPCPHFDAKGQIEEYMTSIELPVTFVRYSSFYENYISSLKPQKQKDGTYVLGVPMEGAAMDIVSAADMGPAVRTIFKNRAQWIRKAVGFSGDRITIQQTADILSKHLAPKVFKASDMTAEAFAQLRFPGADDLGNMFKFYRLHNPDRSVELTRQLHPAAKSFDTWVAENKEVLQKSLD; encoded by the exons ATGGCGAAACTTATCACTGTTTTTGGAGCAACAG GAACACAGGGAGGGGCTGTCGCCAACGCCCTTCTTGAAGACCAGGAT TTTAAAGTCCGAGCTGTAACGAGAAACGCCTCTAGCGACAAAGCTAAGGCACTGCAAGCGAAAGGTGCCGAGGTGGTTACGGCAAGTCTGGACGATCCAAGCACGCTGGGACCTGCCCTGCAG GACGCACACGGAGTGTTTGTGTTGACCAACTATTGGGAACATATGGACCAGGAGAGGGAAATCAAACAA GGCAAGGCCATAGCGGACGCCGCCAAAGCTGCCGGGGTTCTCCATGTGGTGTTTAGCGGCCTGGAGAATGTTCAGAAGATCGCGGGGTTTCCCTGTCCTCACTTCGACGCCAAGGGGCAGATAGAGGAGTACATGACGTCCATAGAACTGCCAGTGACATTCGTCAGATACTCCTCCTTCTATGAGAACTACATCTCTTCTCTAAAGCCACAAAAACAGAAGGACGGAACATACGTTTTGG GAGTCCCGATGGAGGGCGCTGCAATGGACATCGTCAGTGCAGCAGACATGGGTCCTGCAGTTCGGACGATCTTCAAGAACAGGGCTCAGTGGATCCGCAAGGCTGTGGGCTTCAGCGGTGACAGAATCACCATCCAGCAGACTGCAGACATTCTCTCCAAGCACCTGGCACCGAAGGTGTTCAAGGCCAGCGAC ATGACAGCTGAGGCGTTTGCCCAGCTACGTTTCCCAGGAGCTGACGACCTCGGAAACATGTTCAAGTTCTACCGACTTCACAACCCTGACCGTAGTGTGGAGCTGACCCGCCAGCTACACCCCGCCGCCAAGAGCTTCGACACGTGGGTGGCAGAGAACAAGGAGGTGCTGCAAAAATCCCTGGACTAG
- the LOC118420633 gene encoding nmrA-like family domain-containing protein 1: MTSIELPMTFVRYPFYYENYISSLKPQKLEDVTYVLGVPMEGAEMDAVSAADMGPAVRAIFNNRAEWLGRTVGFSGDRLTIQQHAEILSKHLAPKVFKASDMTADAFAQLGFPGADHLGNMFKFNRLHNPDRSVELTRQLHPAAKSFDTWVAENKEALLKALD, from the exons ATGACTTCCATAGAACTGCCGATGACCTTTGTCAGATACCCCTTCTACTATGAGAACTACATCTCTTCTCTAAAGCCACAGAAACTGGAAGATGTGACGTACGTTTTGG GAGTCCCGATGGAGGGAGCTGAAATGGACGCGGTCAGTGCAGCAGACATGGGTCCTGCTGTCCGGGCGATCTTCAACAACAGGGCGGAATGGCTGGGCCGGACTGTGGGCTTCAGCGGAGACAGACTCACCATCCAGCAACATGCGGAGATTCTTTCCAAACACCTTGCACCGAAGGTGTTCAAGGCCAGCGAT ATGACAGCTGACGCGTTTGCCCAACTGGGTTTCCCTGGTGCCGACCACCTCGGAAACATGTTCAAGTTCAACAGACTTCACAACCCTGACCGGAGTGTGGAGCTGACCCGCCAGCTACACCCCGCCGCCAAGAGCTTCGACACGTGGGTGGCAGAGAACAAGGAGGCGCTGCTAAAGGCACTAGACTAG
- the LOC118420630 gene encoding nmrA-like family domain-containing protein 1 isoform X4, giving the protein MAKLITVFGATGAQGGGVANTLLEDQDFKVRAVTRNASSDKAKALQAKGAEVVTASLDDPSTLGPALQGAHGVYVVTNYWEHMDLEREIRQGKSIADAAKAAGVLHVVFSGLENVQKIAGFPCPHFDAKGLIEEYMTSIELPVTFVRFSFYYENYISLLKPQKQEDGTYVLGVPMEGAAMDIVSAGDMGPAVRAIFKSWAQWIRKAVGFSGDKLTIQQTADILSKHLAPKVFKASDMTADAFAQLGFPGADDLGNMFKFYRLHNPDRSVELTRQLHPAAKSFDKWVAENKEALLNALD; this is encoded by the exons ATGGCGAAACTTATCACTGTTTTTGGAGCAACAG GAGCACAGGGAGGGGGCGTCGCCAACACCCTTCTGGAAGACCAGGATTTTAAAGTCCGAGCTGTGACGAGAAACGCCTCTAGCGACAAAGCTAAAGCACTGCAGGCGAAAGGTGCCGAGGTCGTTACGGCAAGTCTGGACGATCCAAGCACGTTGGGACCTGCCCTGCAG GGCGCACACGGAGTCTATGTGGTGACCAACTATTGGGAACATATGGACTTGGAGAGGGAAATCAGACAA GGCAAGTCCATAGCCGACGCCGCCAAAGCTGCCGGGGTTCTCCATGTGGTGTTTAGCGGCCTGGAGAATGTTCAGAAGATCGCGGGGTTTCCCTGTCCTCACTTTGACGCCAAGGGGCTGATAGAGGAGTACATGACGTCCATAGAACTGCCGGTGACTTTCGTCAGGTTCTCCTTCTACTATGAGAACTACATCTCTTTACTAAAGCCACAGAAACAGGAAGACGGGACATACGTTTTGG GAGTCCCGATGGAGGGCGCTGCCATGGACATCGTTAGCGCAGGAGATATGGGACCTGCAGTTCGGGCGATCTTCAAGAGCTGGGCCCAATGGATCCGCAAGGCAGTGGGCTTCAGCGGTGACAAACTCACCATCCAGCAGACTGCAGACATTCTCTCCAAGCACCTGGCACCGAAGGTGTTCAAGGCCAGCGAC ATGACAGCTGACGCGTTTGCCCAGCTTGGTTTCCCCGGTGCTGACGACCTCGGAAACATGTTCAAGTTCTACCGACTTCACAACCCTGACCGTAGTGTGGAACTGACCCGCCAGCTACACCCCGCCGCCAAGAGCTTCGACAAGTGGGTAGCAGAGAACAAGGAGGCGCTGCTAAACGCCCTGGACTAG
- the LOC118421744 gene encoding TBC1 domain family member 2B-like produces the protein MAENLMSLCGYLQYRAGGTLGKLRGRRKHWYVFDESKCQLLYYKTESVALTHPPSGSIDITHAAISFKLDNKNQFVLNIGGKEHVFTAESHESTMRWVNGLQSKRDAYTGKVKKNTAREERQRKRSRQRSLTMVNHIGSPSKTGLAAVSLERRLSQSLSQSLDLLPRQTGDWKPSRPPHRSQSLREDKVRILQKKLGEPSSLSHLFADLQICADNGPFRNFRLPQDTPVTPPLAIQRNFTFPMVAGSPTESGMSSPASYLLEESSDDTKSESEESTKRHSTGSYVYVLLDQTDSQPSTPIKTRVLRRLNSDAELKINDLLRSDEYQPSHLRSYSDCSTDEKDIGAVDINQRLQQLQKELMSTKKELARVLNRENSYKEILNCRDERIMELEDQLELLQRKKLTEDDSMSSEETAQLQKYTALMQEKCRILQDQNTFLNGEVHKLSRLRQQEQLKSRQQHAKIRSLEAQLDEYKRDYVYQFMKIRSLEAQLDEYKRDYVYLLQGCIHLPPEDPFDCMEIRAYGGDKHYERLEAMLEEARTINPTLPTFDRSGKVATHTDSYGFIHTLHNEAIQLHYICRQLTQHYRSQIKSYEKHQTQWTDYLKAHRQDLQKTKELKVLVRDGIPDQYRSEVWQKFVHIQTQDIEEQKGPGYYDDLVTLSEQSVGK, from the exons ATGGCAGAGAACTTGATGTCCTTGTGTGGCTATCTCCAGTATCGGGCTGGCGGAACTCTGGGAAAGCTACGCGGAAGGAGGAAACACTG GTATGTGTTTGATGAAAGCAAGTGTCAGCTGCTGTATTACAAGACAGAGTCTGTTGCCCTGACCCACCCTCCATCTGGGTCTATTGACATAACCCACGCTGCCATCTCCTTCAAGCTCGATAACAAGAATCAGTTTGTGCTCAA CATTGGCGGAAAGGAGCATGTATTTACAGCAGAGAGCCATGAAAGCACCATGCGATGGGTCAATGGACTCCAG TCCAAGCGAGATGCGTACACTGGGaaggtgaagaagaacacagcACGTGAGGAGAGACAGAGGAAACGATCCAGGCAGCGATCCCTCACCATGGTCAATCACATT GGAAGTCCTTCTAAGACCGGTCTAGCTGCAGTGTCGCTGGAGAGACGTCTTAGCCAGAGTCTTAGCCAGAGTCTGGACCTTCTTCCTCGACAGACAGGTGACTGGAAACCCTCCCGTCCTCCACACAG GTCCCAGAGCCTGAGAGAAGACAAGGTGCGTATCCTACAGAAGAAGCTGGGAGAACCCTCCAGCCTCTCTCACCTGTTTGCTGACCTACAAATATGCGCAG ACAATGGACCATTCAGAAACTTCCGACTGCCCCAGGACACTCCAGTGACGCCACCCCTGGCAATCCAGAGGAATTTCACATTCCCCATGGTAGCTGGGTCTCCTACGGAATCAGGTATGTCCTCTCCTGCCTCGTACCTACTGGAGGAGTCCAGTGATGACACCAAGTCTGAGAGTGAAGAGAGCACCAAGAGACACAGTACCGGATCCT ATGTTTATGTGTTACTAGATCAAACAGATTCTCAGCCGTCCACTCCCATCAAGACAAGGGTGCTGAGGAGGCTCAACTCAGATGCAgagctgaaaataaatgaccTCCTTCGCAGTGACGAATATCA ACCCAGCCATCTGAGGTCCTACTCGGATTGCTCTACAGACGAGAAGGACATTGGGGCAGTTGACATCAACCAGAGACTACAGCAGCTACAGAAGGAGCTCAT GTCGACGAAAAAAGAGCTAGCGCGTGTCCTAAACCGTGAGAACAGCTACAAGGAGATCCTGAACTGTCGAGACGAGCGCATCATGGAACTGGAGGATCAGCTGGAGCTCCTACAGAGGAAAAAACTCACGGAAGATGACAG TATGTCCAGTGAGGAGACGGCCCAGCTGCAGAAGTACACAGCCCTGATGCAGGAGAAGTGCCGCATCCTGCAGGACCAGAACACTTTCCTTAACGGGGAGGTCCACAAACTGTCACGCCTACGGCAACAGGAACAGCTCAAGTCTCGCCAGCAGCATGC GAAGATCCGTAGTCTGGAAGCCCAGCTGGATGAGTATAAGAGGGACTACGTGTACCAGTTCAT GAAGATCCGGAGTCTGGAAGCCCAGCTGGATGAGTATAAGAGGGACTACGTGTACCTGCTGCAGGGGTGCATACATCTGCCCCCTGAGGACCCGTTTGACTGTATGGAGATCAGGGCATACGGAGGGGACAAG CACTATGAAAGGTTGGAAGCCATGTTAGAAGAAGCGAGAACCATCAACCCAACACTACCAACATTTGACAG GTCAGGCAAAGTTGCCACCCACACCGACAGTTATGGTTTCATCCACACCCTGCACAATGAGGCTATCCAGCTCCACTACATCTGCAGGCAGCTCACACAACATTACAGGTCACAAATAAAG AGTTATGAGAAGCACCAGACCCAGTGGACTGATTATCTCAAGGCACATAGGCAGGACCTGCAGAAAACG AAAGAGTTGAAGGTGTTGGTGAGGGACGGTATCCCTGACCAGTACCGCAGCGAGGTGTGGCAGAAGTTTGTCCACATACAAACACAGGACATCGAGGAACAAAAG GGCCCAGGGTATTATGATGATCTGGTGACATTGTCAGAGCAATCTGTG ggcaagtaa